The following proteins are co-located in the Apium graveolens cultivar Ventura chromosome 5, ASM990537v1, whole genome shotgun sequence genome:
- the LOC141659906 gene encoding uncharacterized protein LOC141659906 yields the protein MRMFIWRFCKNNIPVSTLRWSKGVQIPLNCPMCSRDIENVLHLFFECDYARSCWQRTELVFDMRGVEYAADWLLEKLDSESDDRVINITKVLSWIWFARNKKVWEEKLIGSSMSVDMSSRQINSWQVANRNAKRVKPQLGQVVSSVINWKPPDRGWLKLNVDASVKKGDSNFAIGMVIRNEDGNFIMGKNLRIAGCVNVLEVEAYGVWVAIKWIEELQLKNVTVESDSSLVVQALQQGSEYLV from the coding sequence ATGAGAATGTTTATATGGAGGTTCTGCAAAAATAATATCCCTGTCAGTACTCTTCGCTGGAGCAAAGGAGTTCAAATTCCACTCAATTGCCCAATGTGCTCAAGAGATATAGAGAACGTGCTCCATCTCTTTTTTGAATGTGATTATGCTCGTAGTTGCTGGCAAAGAACAGAGTTAGTTTTTGACATGAGAGGAGTTGAATATGCAGCAGATTGGCTCCTGGAAAAGCTAGATTCGGAATCGGATGACAGGGTAATCAATATTACTAAAGTGTTATCATGGATCTGGTTTGCTAGAAATAAAAAAGTCTGGGAGGAAAAGTTGATAGGGTCGAGTATGTCTGTGGACATGAGTTCGAGACAGATCAATAGTTGGCAGGTAGCAAATAGAAATGCAAAGAGGGTTAAGCCTCAGCTAGGCCAAGTGGTGAGTTCAGTAATTAACTGGAAGCCTCCTGATCGAGGGTGGCTTAAGCTAAACGTCGATGCATCAGTTAAGAAAGGAGACTCAAACTTTGCAATTGGGATGGTCATAAGAAACGAGGATGGCAACTTTATTATGGGGAAAAATTTAAGGATTGCGGGTTGTGTTAATGTGCTTGAAGTTGAAGCTTATGGTGTCTGGGTAGCTATAAAGTGGATCGAAGAATTGCAGTTAAAGAATGTGACCGTAGAGAGTGATTCAAGTCTGGTGGTTCAAGCTTTACAACAAGGCTCTGAGTATTTGGTCTAA
- the LOC141723608 gene encoding uncharacterized protein LOC141723608, producing MSSEGSSSPPRRGNPAGGSKEDRPRFFGTTAKSKCWANAQVVLGRHPERWRKDAAGNIVCKRFCNCQGCLCFEYDHIIPYSKGGESVAENCQILQTRVNRFKSDKEAVGTDQLQQYACDIKFSDKELDIIEMAVYGDVIRPGNECRCRTVAEMLGKLKSKDRTAACKLPTSDGPHT from the exons ATGAGTTCAGAAGGTTCATCATCACCTCCTCGCCGTGGTAATCCCGCCGGCGGTAGCAAAGAAGACAGACCTCGTTTCTTTGGCACCACAGCTAAATCCAAGTGCTGGGCTAATGCTCAAGTTGTACTAGGCAGGCATCCTGAGAGATGGCGTAAAGATGCTGCTGGTAATATTGTCTGTAAACGCTTTTGCAATTGCCAGGGTTGTCTTTGCTTTGAGTATGATCATATCATTCCTTACTCCAAAG GTGGGGAATCAGTAGCAGAGAACTGTCAGATTCTTCAAACCAGGGTGAATAGGTTTAAATCCGACAAGGAGGCTGTTGGCACAGATCAGTTACAACAGTATGCGTGTGATATCAAGTTCAGTG ATAAGGAGCTTGATATAATTGAGATGGCTGTTTATGGCGACGTGATTCGCCCTGGGAATGAATGCCGCTGCAGAACTGTTGCTGAAATGCTTGGAAAATTAAAGTCAAAAGACCGGACGGCTGCCTGCAAGTTACCAACTAGTGATGGCCCTCATACATAG
- the LOC141723609 gene encoding uncharacterized protein LOC141723609, whose translation MPWHLQDSVVGSTELLAEGSKKGITPRDQAEVVMSLTLEEIEALTVNAICITNTYFQAALQQAGSWKEAGDKVKETDQAVKEASISQRRHMEVELELLAAQEKMGKLQLELQKRRDTVIDS comes from the exons ATGCCGTGGCATCTGCAGGACTCAGTAGTTGGGAGTACTGAGCTCTTAGCGGAGGGGTCGAAGAAGGGGATCACTCCTAGAGACCAGGCTGAGGTGGTTATGAGCCTTACTCTCGAGGAGATAGAAGCTCTCACTGTTAACGCAATATGCATA ACAAACACATACTTTCAGGCTGCCCTTCAACAGGCTGGCTCCTGGAAGGAGGCGGGTGACAAGGTGAAGGAGACGGACCAGGCTGTGAAGGAGGCCTCCATTTCTCAGAGGAGGCATATGGAGGTGGAGCTCGAGCTCTTGGCAGCGCAGGAGAAGATGGGGAAGCTGCAGCTGGAGCTTCAGAAGAGGAGGGACACTGTCATAGACTCATAG